In Zingiber officinale cultivar Zhangliang chromosome 3A, Zo_v1.1, whole genome shotgun sequence, the DNA window TGCATATGTCTTATTAGTACAAGTTGGGCATCCATTCTTGGCATATATATTCCATCCAAACAAACATCCTAAACTAGGAAAGTCACTAACTATCCAAAGTAATGCAACCCGTATTTGAACATTTCTTTGTTACAAGCATTAAATGTGGCAATCACACTTTGCCATAAATCTTTCAATTCAATCAATAGGGAACACAAAAATACatatcaatattattttcaagtattttgGACCTAAAATAAGGGTGAATAAAATAATACAATGAGACTTCATACATTCTCAAGATGGTAAATAATAAGCCATCAGGACAATAGGCCAAGTACTATACGTAATGTTTTGATTTTAAAATGGATTGTGAGTTCCAACCGTACATTTCTAAGATCAGGGGTAAATTCATAATGTCATTCATCAAATTTCTTCCATGCTCAGGAATCAACTGGATGCCTTAAATTTCCATCTGAAATGTGTTTTTTGAAATGCCACTAAATACTTTCAGACGTCTTCGATGACATGAATAGCTGTTGCAATCTTGATTTCAACAAAAAATACCAAAAGAATTTGGCTAGAATTTTAACCACAATATTTTTTCCACCTTTATATGACCTCCTAAATGATTTCTGTAAATTTTTTCATCTTGGAAAGTTATACACTTTGGAAACCTGTTCATTCTTACTTCCCCAAATAAATCATGCAATCATTTGGATAAGCGTCTATTTTTTCATTTCTTTGCAAGTCTGTTCATTCTCACTTCTCCAAATAAATCATGTAATCATTTGGACAAGAgtctatttttttcataatgaAGTCTTAAACTAGAAATTAATTTCTTTACTTCATAAAAAGATTTAGGCACTTGAGCTTCAGATGGAAATACTCAATGAAGGAAGTCCAGCAATGTCGTAAATGACTTATCACTCCATTTTCTACTCAATTTCAATTGAAATAACTCAACAAAGAATGTTAGTTTAAAAAACTCTATGTATCCGGTATATAGTTGTTGTTTCCCTTTTCTATTAGTCAATAAAAATCTTTCACATTAAACTTCATCGGTGTATGACtcattgatgcacaaatatagtTTTCATTACTTATAGATCCTTCATGCATTCCAAATGCGTCATGCAACATTTCATGTACCATGGGAgctaattactttaaaaacttattgCACCGAATCTTGAAGTTTGTTGTTATTATGATCTTGTACAATTAATTTTTCTCCATAAAAATTCTAGATGTGATAATCTTGTAAGATGTCATTTATCATATGATGTTCGTGTACTATCTCTCGATCATGACTCAATAAGTTTTTGTATTTATAAAAGGACATGATCTTATGACTTCTTGAGTCGCATCTACGCTCTATTTACTTGGGAGGACCGATTTGAAAACTGAGGAAAATATTTCGAGCAAAAAACTTTCTGCTATTTGGATTATTTTTCCTTCCGTCGTTTGcttatggtggcaaaaggtgaatatgctcgcccccagtgtccccgccaacccgtcacagggccaacacggagaaaGTAAATAATGGGCGactactagcttttggaataatgactagcacataaggaaggCTCCGTCGTTTGCTTATCACTCAATAACAGATGGATGGATTCATATATTCATCTGCTAATTAAATTCTAAACAAGTTTTTATCTGTCCGATTTAAATCGGACGAAACTACTTTCTTTCCTTCTTCCCGACTCTACCTTCAACCACACGAGTGGCAGTGACCCTGCCTCTTCTGAAATATAATTTCTACATTTTTTCTCATCAAATGATAAATTCTCATAACCTCCAGTCTCAACTACACAAGAGTAAAAACTTTTGCTTAAAGTTATTCCAGCTTGatcatttaattctaattttctcTTCGTAGCTAAATCCAATactttattacatctaaaatgtcGTGACTTTCCAGAGCTCAAGAGATGATTATGTTCAAGGTCTACACTAGTTATCACAAAATTCCCACCATTTCGAATAGCTACATTAATCTTAACTTTGCAATTTGTCTTACCAGAAGGTGGAGAGGGTGTAAAACATTTTTAGCTTGAGATACTTTCTTACAATTTTTAGCACAtccaatagaaaaatatttttattttccatcATCTCGATTCCTACCACctaattttgaaataccaaaaccAATATTGGTAGCATAGGAATTATAAAAAGTACGAACTTCTTTTTCAAAGGAAAATATCATTCCAATCTCAGATAACTTGACTTCTTCAACGATAGATGGAGATGGGTCTTGATCCGCATGGTCGGTGTTATCCTTCATCTTATTTGAACCAAATTTTCCTTCTGCCATGATAGTTTCTTCACCTACATTTATTAAgagaaaaattaataatataaacaaaaaaaaacagagaacATGCCTTGAAAAATGAACAATATGTATGTACGAAATTGTTTGTATTTGTATGCATAACCTCCACACATTTCAGAAACAGCCCTGCTAGATAGTTTTTTACAAGCTCTTCTATTAACATTCTTGCTAAACACTTATAGATACGTGTATGTACAGTTTAATTAAATGGTTCTTTCTAAACATGAGTAAATATCTGGGTGTTCAAGAACAAATTAtctcaaaaataatatatatatatatatatatatatatatatataaggcatGAATTTGTATACAATAGGGCACAAACTGCTCTCACCTTGCTGTTGTTTGGCTCTGAACGAGAAAGAGAAATTAGGGCTGAGGGTCGTGGATGGAGGTAGGCCATTGGCGGAGGTAGTCGGTGGAGGAGGAAGGATGAGGTCGTTGGTTGCTCTTGGGCTCAGAAATTAACAACCCTAACAGTTAGCGGGGTCTCTCCTTCTCTGCCTCTCTCTTCTCCACAAAATTAGGACTATGCGGAGGCAATAACTCACTCGTCTTTCACATAGGGAGGTCGGTCACGAAGGAGGTCATCGCTGAGAAAGAAGGAGGTCGTCGTCGCGGAGGTCATCGCGAAGGAAGAAGGAGGTCGGTCAGAAACAGAGAATGGAGGCTGGAAATTGCAGGtctgaggaagaggagaaattcCAAGAAGAAGTCGCGGCAGCGAAGAAGTATAATTTTGTGAAGAAGAGAGAGGCGGAGAAAGAGAAGAGTAGAGGCAAGTATCATTTACCTGCTGCTGACTTGGTCTCATCCATGTGGGTCTCCAGCTGGGTCGCGGACAGTCATTGCGGAGAAAAGTAGAGGCAAGTATCATTTCGCTTACTTCAAAAACTTATTGTGCCGAATCTTAAAGTTTGTTGTTATTATGATCTTGTATAATTAGTTTTTCTCCATAAAAATTCTAGATGTGATAATCTTGTAAGACACAATTTATCATATGATATTCGTGTACTATCTCTCGATCATGAGTCATGACCCAATAAGTTTATGTATTTATAAAAGGACATGATCAATTGAAGTAGTATCACTTACGCTCTATTTACTTGGGAGGACCGATTTGAAAATTGAGGAAAATATTTCGAGCGAAAAATTTTCTGCTATTTGTTTGATAAAGAGAGAtggattatttttcctttccttcgtTTGCTTATCACTCAATAACAGATGGATGGATTCATATATTCATCTGCTTATCACTCAATAACAGATGGATGGATTATTTACTTGAGATGCGTGCAAGAGGGTCGCTAAATTGGAGAGGGATCTTGTATGCAACCATTAGAAGACATCTTAAACTGCTTTAAAAAGAACAACTTATAGAATCGGTCATACATACCACTTCTAAATGTGTCCAATAGCAACGATTTTATAATTGTTTTAAAAAGAGATCAATTGAAATAGTTTTATGAGCAATTAACTTTGATCATGTCTAAAAGTTCTGCTTTTCAATTGTTTTGTTGACCACTTCTAAAATTTTGATCTAGATGACTTATTTTTTAGTGTATTTAGCCCTTGTTTCTAGTTGAAACAATGATCTGTTGATTCTCATAATCTATCTATGACTCAAAGTTAGAATCATTTGTGATCTCGCTTCCTCTATTTTGATCTAAATAATCATCCTAATTAGCAACCTAATAAAGTAAAGTTTATGTTTTACCACTCTCCTTCATTTAATGAAATATGAAAGAAGACAGAAATAACTTCTCTAATTGTTGCTATGATTAGATAAAGGAGAAAAAGAGTTGCTTGTAAAGGACAGCTCGttggaaaaaataaaaggaagatcgttgtttttgagaaaaatagagaagaaaagatagggaagaagaagcaaaagaggagagCTTTACCTTCTTCGTTCGGTGAGCTCAGCAACAACAAAAAGAGAGCAAGGTAAGGCAAAATAAGATTCTTCTTGTGGTGCTAACAAAACCCTAGAAAATACTAGAAAGGAAGAAGATGCGAGGGTCAAGAGCTACCCTTattactgaaagagaacaaagagaaaagagaagaaaagagagctcTTGTACTTgagaagaggaaaggaaaaaACAACAGGTTTATTGCTGTGGGAGAAGAGAATGACAAGAAAaaaatgaggaagaagatgaaaggaaaaataaaaaagaggaaTGAGCGAAGACACTATGGCAACATGTGTCGAGGGGGAAGAGAAAAAACGAAACAGAAAGTTTCTTCAAATATATCCTAATTCATTTTAATTCAATTGAATTTGTCTAAATCTTAAACTTAGTTCAGTCATAACTTAACCAAATCAACTCCAAATTAATCCTACTTTGAACTAACATAATCCTTATCTTGTGTCTATCTGTTAAATTTAATTCGAActcgattcaattttaatttaatgcacTTACGGAGTATTTTACAATTTAGTTtatcaatttattattatttattttatttttaaaatttaatacttaACATTTTAAATCGTAATATTTCCTCATAAAAATTATCATACCGTTTGTTAGCTTAAGTCAAAGAACCTTTTAAATatataatcaattttaatttttcagatgaTGATAAACCTATCAATTAAAATGATAGTGAAGGGTAATACTATCTTTAAAAAAATGGAGACGGCCGCACTCTTCCATTCCCACATGCTTATGCCCCTACATGTAGGCATAAATTATGTCAACTCAGGAAGTATTTTTCTTAAAACACGATATAAGGGATGAGGAATATTAAAGGAGGCTCTTTTATATTTgccaaaaaaaatattaatattaaagttAAATAATTACCTCACAAACAAAAGTGTGGGTCTTGAGAGATTGCCAATAGAATGGATCATGAACAATGTCAAATGATAAAACAATGGAACCGAATCGTTTGCAACCATTGAATACCAAAATTGTACAGCTAACAGCTGCCAATTATTAGTCTTTAGATTCTACCAACGGAAATCACAAGACAGAATCAAAAGTTCTATctcaaaaagtggtttttgtctAGGTGAGAACACTtaattgaaataaatttaaaacaattttagaTCGGAATGAAGATATGCCGTGTCTGAGACAAGAGGCACATCGGCATACATGCCGCTGAGTGCAGATCTCATACATTCCACCACAGTGTACAACTGCATAAACGTAACTGCAAGCCAGAAGGTCGCCCCTAGCTTACCACGGTAGAATGTGTTCGGAAGCCAAGTGCAGGCAATGGCTATCGCTTGGTATCCATTCTCCAGTAGCATGGCCATGATAACATGAAACCGCAAAAAATGAGGCCATTCTTTTCGCCTCACAACGAGATAATAAGCAGCAAATATGAGCGCCATCATAAACCAATTTGGCATCAATGTGATCGTGTCGATAAAAGGATTCACTAGGAAATCCCAGCTTTCCAGTAGGCGTTGGAGATGGTATGCTGTGACGGCATGCAGCCACATCAAGTGAAGAGGTAGGAGATATGGAGTGCAGGCCAAGGTTCTCCACCACCAGTTGGGCTTGGTGGTCATGGGAGGATAAGTGAAGAGAGCAGGAGCCTTTGATGCCCTGGAAACAACTGCAGATCTTGCCCTGCTGCTACCGCCGTCAGCTGATAAGGACAACTTAAGCGCATCTCCATGTTGTCCATGTAGAAGTGGACTAAAGGGCAGGGAACCTGCTAAATTTTAACAGGGAAAGAATGAAATGGTGAAAAGGTATGAAATTTGCTTCAAGAAAGCACTTGGGAGATTGGATTTTATGAAAAAGATGAACGTTTCACCAGTTTCAGTTTGAACCTAAGAATTAGACATATAATCAGATAATTTGCTGCTAAGctaattataaaaatttccttgaACTTTAATTCTTTTGTAAGTAAAGGATTTTTGCAAGTAACGGATTTTAGAATAATACCAATGACGCTTGAATCATGCTCATATTAAATGATAGTTTAAATAGTATCATCCAAGAATATACGATTTACCTCTAAGAGGAGGAAATGCCTTTCCTTGATAAGCTATACAAGGACTCCTAAATTTAAGAGTTCTTGCTGGAGCACAGATGGGATGAACGTGTTGGAGAGAAGAATACTGTTTCACATGCAGAAAGTTGAAGCCGCCCGATCGCAGAAAAGCAGCATTGAGCATCATATTGTTCCAAAAACCTAGCAAAAATAGGCAAATAAGATGACAAAGAGACGAGCAGAAAAACTAGCGAATCACTAAACACATATatgagaaggaaagggaaaaaaaaaccaaaaatctAGAAAGAAGGCGTTAATATATGTGAAATAAATGGCACGCAACAATGGAGTAACAGCTTGGTGGTTCTGCAATGAAGTATGATTCACCTGCAGTGTTATTGTGTTAACTGCCTGTGAGTGAAAGGTGAAATATTTTAGACGATGAAAATAAGAAAGGTCTTAAACATTATGTTCATGACTAATAAGACCCCACAAGATCAGACTTCCTTGTAAATGTTGCTATTAATGCCTGAAATGTAAGAACTATGCCCATTTTGTTTACCTGAACAGAATGATCATGGACTAATACTTCAAAAAAGCCACGGACATCAACTGCAGAGTTTGCAAAATAAAAACATTGCCTAAAAAAACTATCTAAGCAGCTATTTCTCAAATTCAAAAGCAATACTAAAAACTATTGAAATGCTCTAACCCTAAACTGAAAACAGAAGGtttttttttctagaattgtagGGTTGTGGTTTTAAAAGCCTCTCCAAGGGCAAGCCAAGGAAGATCACTGACAAGCTGTGTTTCTTCCGACCCGTCTATCCAAACTATTCCATATACTAGCAAAAATTGAGTTCATACTAGATTAAAAGCATAAAAAAAGGATAACCGAATTgctttaatatattaaaaagttTCAATATATTTCCTATCCAATTTGGTCATTACATGATCATAAAACCTTTTGGTTCAATTTAAGAGGATCAGATTTACAAATCGGGATAAATTTAgatccaacaaaaaaaaatacattgaCATAGAACGCCAAAGCAGCCCCAGAACACTAGTTCAGGCTGTGAAGCCACTTCAATCTTTTCAGTACTTAGGCGAAACTTGCTAAAGCAATCATCTTTGTCCCATAAACCATAGCgataatgaagaaaataattcaTAGCCATCTTGCGTGAGGACgatgaaaaaaaacaaaagtcaTCGAGACATTAAAGATCAACCGAAGAAAGACGATGTCATCCATCAAGTATTGCCCTCCGATCAGAATCGATCGGTGAAAAATCTCATAAGATCCCGCAATTTAAAAAACTAAACGGGTTCAACCACACGAAACCCGTACGCACTATGCTTTTCTTTTTTCCCAAGCAAAGAGAGATTCTGTCCGCTAGGCGACCGAGCGACTACGCTACCGCCATTAGCCGCCATACAGACTCTACTACCGAAAGGCTACGGATGCATTTTCAGGAGACCAAAACGGAGGAGGATCCCCCGACAAAGCTGGTGAGCAACAAGAACCAAATTAAAGGTTATTCCACCTAAGCAAGCAAGAAGCACGGACCTTAGGGTTACTTCCTATTCCCTGGCGGCGTGCTCCGGACGATGCCCGGACCAAACTCTCCTCCTCAGACTTGGAATCGCCTGACGACGGAGAAGCCAAGGACGGCCGTCCAAATCCTCCACCGCACTCGAGAACTTCGGCTCTATTGCAGGGAGGCGACTCGATCGGAGGGTACGGTGCGGTCCGTGAGGAGAAAGGTTGCGCGACCCGCGTATGCTTATTTATAGGGTCCGACTCGCTCTCAAGTCAGGCGGTGAAAGGCATTatctaatttatttattaaataaactCTAATATTAGACTTCATTGGGCCACATGTTTATAAAAACTCTCATATTTGGGCCTTTCGGCCTACAATTGGCGCTAACTGCCAACCATTCGATGACTGCCAGCTGTCGTTTTCATGGGTCGCTCACCCAAAATTGGCTCATGAGATTTGACTCGATTCATTTCGAACCTTCTGGTTCCTGTCGTCCATCATCACAACCATGACTAGATGGATCTACGAATGGACGGCAGAGATTATTCCTGAGAGATAAACAGCTTGGCCCCACTTTCCACTTCCCGCACTCAACGGTCCTTTTTTTGACCGTTGGAGTTGGTACCTTTCCCCGCtccttaattatttttctttatgtgcGTTAGATTATTATTACACCCTTTTCCTCTTACATAATTCTTTTTCAGATCCCTACCGTCCATGGTAGTTTGTATCGGTCGTTTAAGTATTCATCTGACGGTCTAAATCCAATCATCACCACCAATAGACATTTGTTTCCTTATAAATATAATCCACTCTATCGCACCATGGATTCTCTGATTGCCTTTTGCAGCCTTTTGAAGAGCTTGAGCACTGCAGTGAGGgcgagtgagagagagagagagtgagagagacAGAGAGAGCGGCCGCTTAGGAGGGGGGAGATGCATTCCAGGAACAGGCGCGGTGGCGGAGATAGCTGGGCTTCGATGGGATTGAGGGCGGCGCTCACCTCCGCCGGAGTGGTGACGGTGGCCGTGGCTCTCCGCCTCGCTGGCCTGCCAATCCTCTGGTTCCTAGCTGCAGAGGTCCCCCGGGTATACGATTCCGCTCTCGACTGGATCCGCCCTCCCTACCTCTACCTCGTCATCAACGGCATCATTATATCCATCGCCGCCTCGTCCCGCTTCCAGAAGAAGACTCCATCCTCCGATGATCCGCCGCAGACGCAGCAGCTCGCCGCGATGGATCCTGCGGATTTGGTGGTTCAGGGGACGGAGTACGGTGCCGAGCTTGCAGACGATGCGCAGACGCGGGAGTCGATCTACGATAAGGTGAAGGAGGAGGCGAAGGATGAAGTGATTGAGGAGGAGGAGTTCGTGATATCGAGGTCGAACTGGTCGCCGAAACGACGGAAGGCATTGTTGGAGGACGTTTCGAGGGAGCCTCCTGCCTCCTCGGTGGAGAAACCGCTGGTTTCCACCCGGTTCAGCCACCGCAAGGTCGCCAAGCCCAGTCCTGAAGGTTGTTACAGTAGCCTACTCTCTTTCGCAAACCTTCTTCTATAAATCCACCCAAAATTTATAGTTGCCTTGTTCTGCTCGCGATATCGCCTATAATAACTAAATTTTCCGATCAAAATGGTATCTTTAGGGAAGGCGCTCGGAGTGGCGAGGAAGCCGAGGCGGAACGAGACATTGGAGAGCACCTGGCGGACGATCACTGAGGGCCGGGCGGTACCGTTCGCCCGTCACCTCAAAAAGTCCGACACATGGGACACCCGCGGCGAACGGCAGGAGGCAGCAGCGGTGATGATGCGGAAGTCGGAGACTTTCAACGAGAGAGCGGCTGCGGCCTCAGCGTCGCCAGGGAGCGGGGGGTCGTCAGCGGGAAGGCTGAGGAGGGAGGCGTCGCTGGGACATGACGAGCTGAACCGGCGAGTGGAGGCTTTCATCAAGAAGTTTAACGATGAGATGAGACTGCAGCGGCAGGAGTCGCTGAGGCACTACAGGGAGATGGTCAGCCGCGACAGCCATTAGAGGAGAATAAATTGAGGAGAAGCTTCAACATGGTCCCTTTTTCCAAGCCCTTCTTCTACATCTTGTTAGTGTATGTGAAACCAGAAATTCTATCTTCGTTGTCCTGTTTGTTTATCAACAGACCCGAAATTTATTCCTAATCTTTGCTCTAAATTTCCCTCCTTTGATCTCCCCCCTTCGTTTTGGGGGCAATTTTGAAAGGTTGAGTTTTGCATTCCTTTCGAAGAAGAAACGATTCTGACATGGAAATTTATAAGCTATAACTCTTGGACATGGAAATTTAGGATGATTTATAATTTTTGTGTCTGAACTCTGAACACTGCATTTTCACATGATTTGAAATGTATATATTATCCATCATTGATTCATTGTACATTTGtactctatgttttttttttttttgcttttttaagATTGACctctaatattaaataaatatcacCGTTTTTAATTCTTCTAAAAGAGTGGATTATTTCAAAGACAAAAAGGACTCTCATTTGGTCAAAATAAAGGtctgatttttagaaaaataaatagaaaagagAGATAATGTTGGCTCGTGTCAGAGTTCCTTCACGTCTCAACTTGAGTTAAGAAACTCCAAGGCTCCTTCACAAGAATGATATTGGGAAATGCAGAAAGAATGTATTTTATTCTTGATTGATACCAAGAAATTTGTTCATGCTCTCATTCAGGTTGCAAATAACAAAGTCTTTGATATTTGAATAACATCGAGGATTCTTAATTTTGAGGCTTCTTTTGATCTATCGCATAGTTATTGGTTGACTAGAGTGGTTATTTGCAGAACACTTCTAGTCTTCCTAAAGGTTATATTAATTGCTTGTCCAAGTTCTTGCATTGGTATCGATCACTTTGTTTTTCTACTTTTTTGAGGATTCCTTTCTGTTGAAGTGAATTCTGGCCTCCATATTTCAAGCAGAATCCTGTAAATCTTCTCAAATATAGATGCTCATGATTTGATTAGATTATTTGCAATTGCAGAGGATGAGGTTGATGTTCTCTATGTCTATTTGAGCTTACcaattatttttcttctcttaaCAGCTGAAACTTTCATCGGCGTTAATGGAGAAGGTAACAAAATGGGACCCGGGAACTGCAAAAGTGGCAGAGGATATCTACCGATTCCATTGCCGCCCGAAGCTTCCTGAGGACGAATGGGTAAATGACTTCTCTGTTATCTCAGAACTTCGGATGGAGCTAGAGCGGACTCGAAGTTATATCAATGATCTTGAATCTGAGCAACGGTATGGAAACGAAAAGCTCAATCAGTTCATGAAGAGGCTGGCAGAAGAGAGATAGTAATATggaggagaagagaaaatgaTAAAGCCCGCTCGGTGTTAGAACACATTAAGGATGATCTTATtagagaaaggaaaaatagaaaacGGACGGAATTTGTGAATGCCAAGCTGGTCGATGAATTCGCAGAGGCAACGTTGTCTGCGAGAAGGTGCTTGCTAATGTTAGAAATTTTGATTGATATGGGTATATGGATCTTTGGTATTgagatccaacaattggatcagGTTAGTCATCTCGACGATGAGTTGATGACTCTAACTGGTCGAGCTCGGTATAGCGATGTGGACCTTGTCCCATTTATTCTCTCGACATCTCCTTTCGATTATTAAAGTACCCCTTGAAGTAAAAGACATACCCTTCTTGGTATTGTCGTTACCGACCTAATATCGTCGGTTGTCGAATTATCCCTTCGGATATTGACACAACTCCTaaggataagagtattaaggtcGAGATGAAGGCTAGGTCTTCTTTCCTTAAGATGATATTACCCCACCCAGGTACTTACGATTTATTggcaatcgtctcccaagatacaacgacttaaGTCTGGTTAGTTTGACCAATGATTGATCTAAACAGAACTTAATGTTTGAAAGAGAGAAGTCTACTTAGAATTAGATGACTAGCAACGGTAAGTCTTAACCGAAGGATAGGTAAGCGAGAAGTCTACTAAGTtactagtcctaactagaagttaggtaagtggaagtcctagtgtgTGAAGTGGGGCTCTAATAAGTGAAGTTAGATAGTAAAAGTCTTGGTGAATGAAGTCagattctagtgagtgaagctagatagtagaagtcccggtgagtaaagtcaagccctagtgagtgaagctaggtggtggaagactAAACAACCCTAGGGgatgtaaccctaggtaatgaaaaGTCTTGAAGGAATAAACTCTAAACATGTGTGACCGACTGGTTTTCGATCGACCCCTCGTGGTAGAT includes these proteins:
- the LOC122053362 gene encoding protein TIC 20-I, chloroplastic-like, with the protein product MMLNAAFLRSGGFNFLHVKQYSSLQHVHPICAPARTLKFRSPCIAYQGKAFPPLRGSLPFSPLLHGQHGDALKLSLSADGGSSRARSAVVSRASKAPALFTYPPMTTKPNWWWRTLACTPYLLPLHLMWLHAVTAYHLQRLLESWDFLVNPFIDTITLMPNWFMMALIFAAYYLVVRRKEWPHFLRFHVIMAMLLENGYQAIAIACTWLPNTFYRGKLGATFWLAVTFMQLYTVVECMRSALSGMYADVPLVSDTAYLHSDLKLF
- the LOC122053363 gene encoding uncharacterized protein LOC122053363, with protein sequence MHSRNRRGGGDSWASMGLRAALTSAGVVTVAVALRLAGLPILWFLAAEVPRVYDSALDWIRPPYLYLVINGIIISIAASSRFQKKTPSSDDPPQTQQLAAMDPADLVVQGTEYGAELADDAQTRESIYDKVKEEAKDEVIEEEEFVISRSNWSPKRRKALLEDVSREPPASSVEKPLVSTRFSHRKVAKPSPEGKALGVARKPRRNETLESTWRTITEGRAVPFARHLKKSDTWDTRGERQEAAAVMMRKSETFNERAAAASASPGSGGSSAGRLRREASLGHDELNRRVEAFIKKFNDEMRLQRQESLRHYREMVSRDSH